In a single window of the Platichthys flesus chromosome 5, fPlaFle2.1, whole genome shotgun sequence genome:
- the LOC133954089 gene encoding homeobox protein Nkx-2.3-like → MLLGGLHFLHAAEQELDDMMLQSPLTSTPFSVKDILKLEQQQQQTGSLELQHRAHTQQHLAGSPPQQQHFHTPPSCMLAGTRDSPSFSDGEDNLAYLSALAVREDRLSPDMYVHPGLQGAKLEAAELEEQENKSCGLVSREEAAEGGQGDSERPVQKQRSRRRPRVLFSQAQVFELERRFKQQRYLSAPEREHLASTLKLTSNQVKIWFQNRRYKCKRQRQDKSLEAAGQHHPPPPRRVAVPVLVRDGKPCLGGAQSFGTAAPYGSNPYSYNGYPAYTYNSPAYNTNYSCTYTSIPALPPSGTPNAFMNMNLGNVGGLGGSSQPQTHQGTAVTSCQGSLQGIRAW, encoded by the exons ATGTTACTCGGCGGGCTTCATTTCCTCCATGCTGCAGAGCAGGAGCTGGATGACATGATGCTGCAGAGCCCGCTCACCTCCACGCCGTTCTCTGTCAAGGATATCCtgaagctggagcagcagcagcagcagaccggCTCCCTGGAGCTCCAGCACCGGGCCCACACCCAGCAGCACTTGGCCGGGTCTCCaccccagcagcagcatttcCACACCCCGCCGTCCTGCATGCTCGCTGGGACCCGGGACAGCCCTTCGTTCTCGGACGGGGAGGACAACCTGGCCTACCTCAGCGCGCTGGCGGTGCGAGAGGACCGGCTGTCCCCGGACATGTACGTCCATCCCGGGCTGCAGGGAGCCAAGCTGGAGGCCgctgagctggaggagcaggagaaca AGAGCTGCGGGCTGGTGTCCCGGGAGGAGGCAGCGGAGGGCGGGCAAGGCGACTCCGAGAGGCCGGTGCAGAAGCAGCGGAGCCGGCGGAGGCCCCGGGTGCTCTTCTCCCAGGCGCAGGTCTTCGAGCTGGAGCGGCGCTTCAAGCAGCAGCGCTACCTGTCCGCGCCGGAGCGGGAGCACCTGGCCTCCACCCTCAAGCTCACCTCGAACCAGGTGAagatctggttccagaaccgCCGCTACAAGTGCAAACGACAGCGGCAGGACAAGTCCCTGGAGGCGGCGGGGCAGCACCACCCTCCTCCGCCCCGGCGCGTCGCCGTGCCGGTGCTGGTCCGGGACGGGAAGCCGTGTCTGGGCGGCGCCCAGAGCTTCGGCACCGCGGCTCCGTACGGATCCAACCCGTACAGCTACAACGGATACCCGGCGTACACGTACAACAGCCCCGCGTATAacaccaactacagctgcacgTACACGAGCATCCCCGCCCTCCCCCCGTCCGGCACCCCCAACGCCTTCATGAACATGAACTTGGGAAACGTGGGCGGCCTCGGCGGCTCCTCGCAGCCCCAGACACACCAAGGGACAGCGGTCACATCCTGCCAGGGCTCCCTGCAGGGGATCCGGGCCTGGTAG
- the LOC133954078 gene encoding liprin-alpha-like isoform X2: MEQKEENAALDADNTALKRQLDSESTALKTEDVFKVALLEENIALVKKLNAANQAVMEQKEENAALDADNTALKRQLDSESTALKKQAVYNAALDADYTFLKKQLDSESTALKKQAVYNAALLEENIALVKELKAANQAVMEQKEENAALADLAADRKALMKRLTAKNASLREQRASAASQLHQAREDLFRIEKAVESAKATEEELEKKLKDLQTAINVKEKENVSLSADLQLQDMDKVIVENKWKAKFDDLQENYEEKKEDLMNQIREAEEKLSAEQEDSVEKERKTDEELNRLILQNIELQAEDE, from the exons atggagcagaaggaggagaacgCTGCTCTAGATGCAGACAACACCGCTCTGAAGAGGCAGCTGGATTCAGAGAGCACCGCTCTGAAGACAGAGGATGTATTTAAAGTTGCTTTGCTTGAAGAGAACATTGCACTGGTGAAGAAGCTGAATGCTGCGAACCAAGCTGTGatggagcagaaggaggagaacgCTGCTCTAGATGCAGACAACACCGCTCTGAAGAGGCAGCTGGATTCAGAGAGCACCGCCCTGAAGAAGCAGGCTGTTTATAACGCTGCTCTAGATGCAGATTACACCTTTCTGAAGAAGCAGCTGGATTCAGAAAGCACCGCTCTGAAGAAGCAGGCTGTTTATAACGCTGCTCTGCTTGAGGAGAACATTGCAttggtgaaggagctgaaggctGCAAACCAAGCTGTGatggagcagaaggaggagaacgCTGCTCTGGCTGATCTAGCTGCAGACAGAAAGGCTCTGATGAAACGGCTAACTGCTAAGAACGCATCTCTGAGGGAGCAGAGAGCCTCTGCTGCCTCTCAGCTGCATCAGGCCAGAGAGGACTTGTTCAGGATTGAGAAGGCTGTGGAATCAGCAAAGGCCACAGAGGAAGAGTTGGAGAAGAAGCTCAAAGATCTACAGACAGCGATAAatgtgaaggagaaagaaaacgtTTCCCTGAGCGCTGATCTCCAGCTCCAGGACATGGACAAGGTGATAGTGGAAAACAAGTGGAAGGCGAAATTTGACGATCTGCAGGAGAACtatgaggagaagaaagaggatcTGATGAaccagatcagggaggccgagGAGAAGCTGTCTGCTGAGCAGGAGGACTcagtggaaaaagagagaaagacggatGAAGAGTTAAACCGCCTCATTCTGCAGAACATCGAGCTTCAG GCTGAAGACGAATGA
- the LOC133954078 gene encoding golgin subfamily A member 6-like protein 26 isoform X1 translates to MEQKEENAALDADNTALKRQLDSESTALKTEDVFKVALLEENIALVKKLNAANQAVMEQKEENAALDADNTALKRQLDSESTALKKQAVYNAALDADYTFLKKQLDSESTALKKQAVYNAALLEENIALVKELKAANQAVMEQKEENAALADLAADRKALMKRLTAKNASLREQRASAASQLHQAREDLFRIEKAVESAKATEEELEKKLKDLQTAINVKEKENVSLSADLQLQDMDKVIVENKWKAKFDDLQENYEEKKEDLMNQIREAEEKLSAEQEDSVEKERKTDEELNRLILQNIELQRLRLKTNEYREKVKVEKKEKKKQEKKAQQERDKKEKEERKILKKREKEEREEEEVGTMFTCFHFKRRSSS, encoded by the exons atggagcagaaggaggagaacgCTGCTCTAGATGCAGACAACACCGCTCTGAAGAGGCAGCTGGATTCAGAGAGCACCGCTCTGAAGACAGAGGATGTATTTAAAGTTGCTTTGCTTGAAGAGAACATTGCACTGGTGAAGAAGCTGAATGCTGCGAACCAAGCTGTGatggagcagaaggaggagaacgCTGCTCTAGATGCAGACAACACCGCTCTGAAGAGGCAGCTGGATTCAGAGAGCACCGCCCTGAAGAAGCAGGCTGTTTATAACGCTGCTCTAGATGCAGATTACACCTTTCTGAAGAAGCAGCTGGATTCAGAAAGCACCGCTCTGAAGAAGCAGGCTGTTTATAACGCTGCTCTGCTTGAGGAGAACATTGCAttggtgaaggagctgaaggctGCAAACCAAGCTGTGatggagcagaaggaggagaacgCTGCTCTGGCTGATCTAGCTGCAGACAGAAAGGCTCTGATGAAACGGCTAACTGCTAAGAACGCATCTCTGAGGGAGCAGAGAGCCTCTGCTGCCTCTCAGCTGCATCAGGCCAGAGAGGACTTGTTCAGGATTGAGAAGGCTGTGGAATCAGCAAAGGCCACAGAGGAAGAGTTGGAGAAGAAGCTCAAAGATCTACAGACAGCGATAAatgtgaaggagaaagaaaacgtTTCCCTGAGCGCTGATCTCCAGCTCCAGGACATGGACAAGGTGATAGTGGAAAACAAGTGGAAGGCGAAATTTGACGATCTGCAGGAGAACtatgaggagaagaaagaggatcTGATGAaccagatcagggaggccgagGAGAAGCTGTCTGCTGAGCAGGAGGACTcagtggaaaaagagagaaagacggatGAAGAGTTAAACCGCCTCATTCTGCAGAACATCGAGCTTCAG agACTCAGGCTGAAGACGAATGAGTACAGAGAGAAGGTCAaggtggagaagaaggagaagaagaagcaggaaaagaaagcgcaacaagagagagacaagaaggagaaggaggagaggaaaatactaaagaagagagagaaggaggagagagaagaagaagaagttgggaccatgtttacatgttttcattttaaacgaCGGAGCTCGTCCTAA
- the LOC133954070 gene encoding aspartate aminotransferase, cytoplasmic-like, with translation MSLFSEVPQAPPVAVFKLSADFREDSHPQKVNLGVGAYRTDDCQPWVLPVVKKVERLIVEDTSLNHEYLPILGLPEFRSASSKVALGEDSCAIKDNRVGAVQALGGTGALRIGAEFLRRWYNGTNNTATPVYVSAPTWENHNAVFADAGFKDIRPYHYWDAANRGLDLTGLLDDLEKAPEHSIFVLHACAHNPTGTDPTQDEWKQIAEIMKRRNLFVFFDSAYQGFASGCLDKDAWAIRFFVSEGFELFVAQSFSKNFGLYNERVGNLTVVSQDKEDLTRVLSQMEKIVRTTWSNPPSQGARIVSKTLNCPELFAEWKGNVKTMADRVLLMRDQLKSKLQALGTPGTWDHITQQIGMFSFTGLNPKQVEYMIKERHVYLMASGRINMCGLTTKNIDYVAESIHESVTKVQ, from the exons ATGTCCTTGTTCAGCGAAGTCCCGCAGGCTCCTCCCGTGGCCGTGTTCAAACTGTCGGCGGACTTCAGGGAGGACAGCCACCCGCAGAAGGTCAATCTGGGAGTCGGGG cttACCGCACCGACGACTGCCAGCCCTGGGTGCTGCCGGTGGTGAAGAAGGTGGAGCGGCTGATCGTGGAGGACACCAGCCTGAACCACGAGTACCTGCCCATCCTCGGCCTGCCCGAGTTCCGCTCCGCCTCCTCCAAGGTCGCTCTGGGAGAAGACAGCTGCGCCATCAAGGACAACAGG GTCGGGGCAGTCCAGGCTCTGGGTGGAACCGGGGCCTTGAGGATCGGGGCAGAGTTCCTGCGCCGCTGGTACAACGGCACCAACAACACGGCCACGCCCGTCTACGTGTCAGCGCCCACCTGGG AGAACCACAATGCTGTGTTTGCTGATGCTGGTTTCAAAGACATCCGGCCCTACCACTACTGGGACGCTGCTAATAGAGGCCTGGACCTCACCGGGCTCCTGGACGAcctggag AAAGCTCCAGAACACTCCATCTTCGTCCTGCACGCCTGCGCTCACAACCCGACCGGCACCGACCCCACCCAGGACGAGTGGAAGCAGATCGCAGAGATCATGAAG AGGAGGaatctgtttgtgttcttcGACTCGGCCTATCAGGGCTTCGCCTCTGGCTGTCTGGATAAAGACGCCTGGGCCATCCGCTTCTTTGTCTCCGAGGGCTTCGAGCTCTTCGTAGCTCAGTCCTTCTCCAAAAACTTCGGCCTGTACA ACGAGCGAGTGGGGAACCTGACGGTGGTTTCCCAGGACAAAGAGGATCTGACCCGGGTCCTGTCTCAGATGGAGAAGATTGTTAGGACCACCTGGTCCAACCCTCCGTCCCAGGGAGCACGCATCGTCAGCAAGACCCTCAACTGCCCCGAGCTGTTCGCTGAATG GAAAGGGAACGTGAAGACCATGGCCGACCGGGTTCTGCTGATGAGGGATCAGCTGAAGTCGAAGCTGCAGGCCCTGGGCACCCCGGGGACCTGGGACCACATCACCCAGCAGATCGGCATGTTCAGCTTCACCGGCCTCAACC CCAAACAGGTGGAGTACATGATCAAGGAGAGGCACGTGTACCTGATGGCCAGCGGCCGCATCAACATGTGCGGCCTGACCACCAAGAACATCGACTACGTCGCCGAGTCCATCCACGAGTCCGTCACCAAGGTCCAGTAG